From Toxotes jaculatrix isolate fToxJac2 chromosome 1, fToxJac2.pri, whole genome shotgun sequence, a single genomic window includes:
- the LOC121183144 gene encoding probable ATP-dependent RNA helicase DDX28, producing the protein MQSVKVGCSALLASRALCSVRIYCPQLVKISAAPCRVTCSVSQARFCRTAATPEETVVIRVPRYIQKRLESVKQTRGKNKISTVRAGKILIQSKNPELNQSAGYILGKFEQPSLCSKGWKHSKSFGDYFTINNIKTVAPYVTESQKEDDEQKTSVTFNNLHICKELVEALDRLNITHPTTVQLQTIPKIMKGHNILCAAETGSGKTLSYLLPIIHRLQAEKEMHSRRSHQIRTLVLVPSRELAEQVTAVSRTLCAPFDLQTRTVGGGRGVGHIKMVFRRNHPDILVATPGALVKALRRRCLDLDELRFLVVDEADTMFDPSFSAMLESILLHAHIASHPKQIHGLNQKAQLLVVGATFPGGVGEVLSQVTDLGRMVVIKSKMLHFLMPHVKQTFLKVKGADKILELHQALKLLQRDKGGGGVLVFCNKSATVNWLGYAMEEMGVEHARLQGEMPATVRTGIFQSFQKGTVDVLICTDIASRGLDTSRVRLVVNYDFPESHTDYIHRAGRVGRAGGVEDGEVLSFVTHPWDVELVQKIETAARRRTSLPGMESEIHQPKPKAGEAQE; encoded by the coding sequence ATGCAGTCAGTGAAGGTCGGCTGTTCGGCTTTGCTTGCATCCCGAGCTCTCTGCTCAGTTAGGATTTATTGTCCTCAGCTTGTTAAAATATCGGCGGCCCCCTGTCGTGTTACTTGTTCTGTCAGCCAGGCTCGCTTTTGTCGGACAGCAGCCACGCCAGAGGAGACCGTGGTTATTCGTGTTCCTCGCTACATACAGAAACGCCTCGAAAGCGTGAAGCAGACTCGCGGCAAAAACAAGATCAGCACCGTCAGAGCCGGCAAGATCCTGATCCAGAGCAAGAACCCTGAACTGAACCAGTCTGCGGGATACATACTTGGGAAGTTCGAGCAGCCCAGTCTTTGCTCGAAAGGATGGAAACACAGCAAATCTTTCGGTGACTATTTCACCATTAATAACATCAAGACTGTTGCACCCTATGTAACTGAAAGCCAAAAAGAGGACgatgaacagaaaacatcagtgaCCTTTAACAACCTCCATATTTGCAAGGAGCTGGTGGAAGCTTTGGACAGACTCAACATTACCCACCCCACCACTGTACAGCTGCAGACCATCCCAAAGATTATGAAGGGTCACAATATTCTTTGCGCTGCAGAGACGGGCAGTGGGAAAACTTTGAGTTATCTCCTGCCTATTATTCACAGACTGCAGGCTGAGAAGGAGATGCACTCTCGGAGATCACACCAAATTCGCACCTTGGTTCTCGTGCCTTCCAGAGAGCTAGCTGAGCAAGTGACCGCTGTGTCCCGGACTCTGTGTGCTCCATTTGACCTGCAGACGCGGACTGTGGGTGGTGGGCGAGGTGTCGGACACATCAAGATGGTCTTCAGGAGGAATCATCCAGATATTTTGGTGGCTACACCAGGTGCTCTGGTCAAAGCCCTGAGGAGACGCTGCCTGGACTTGGATGAACTAAGGTTCTTAGTTGTAGACGAGGCTGATACTATGTTCGACCCCAGCTTTTCTGCCATGCTTGAGAGCATCCTGCTCCATGCACACATTGCTAGCCATCCCAAGCAAATACACGGCCTGAACCAGAAAGCCCAATTACTGGTGGTGGGGGCCACCTTCCCCGGTGGTGTTGGGGAAGTGCTCAGCCAGGTGACAGACCTTGGCAGGATGGTCGTCATAAAGAGTAAGATGCTGCACTTCCTCATGCCGCATGTGAAGCAGACCTTTCTGAAGGTAAAGGGTGCTGACAAAATCCTGGAGCTTCACCAAGCCCTGAAGCTTCTTCAACGAGAcaaaggaggaggtggtgttCTGGTGTTCTGCAACAAGTCTGCCACCGTCAACTGGTTGGGGTACGCAATGGAAGAGATGGGGGTTGAGCATGCACGTCTGCAAGGGGAGATGCCTGCGACTGTGCGTACAGGAATCTTCCAGTCTTTCCAGAAGGGCACGGTGGATGTGTTGATTTGCACAGACATTGCCTCTCGTGGCCTGGACACATCCCGCGTGCGCTTGGTTGTCAACTATGACTTTCCAGAGTCCCACACGGACTACATCCACAGGGCAGGGAGAGTGGGGAGAGCGGGAGGGGTGGAGGATGGGGAGGTGCTCAGCTTCGTCACTCACCCCTGGGATGTGGAGCTGGTGCAGAAGATTGAGACTGCTGCACGGAGGAGAACTAGTTTGCCAGGGATGGAGTCTGAAATACATCAGCCAAAACCCAAAGCAGGAGAGGCACAGGAATAG